In Halobaculum rubrum, the following are encoded in one genomic region:
- a CDS encoding ABC transporter ATP-binding protein, giving the protein MTLLEVNDLSVRYAVDDGSAVHAADEVSFAVDPGETYGLVGESGCGKTTLAKSLVHLLDDNGYIESGNIWFDSTLPQWTDENGDAKQSVIDDPDKPVRDDGMTDLAELSNKQIRDVRWRDIAIIPQSAMNALNPVYKVGDQIVEAILRHEPETTAEEAHERARDLLERVGIEPERADDYAHQFSGGMKQRAVIAMAMACSPDLLIADEPTTALDVIIQDRILEELEALQDEFDVSILVISHDISVMAEICDRMAVMYGGKVMEAGPKTEIFGETANPYTLGLKNSFPTITASDQDLVSIPGTPPTLRDPGDGCRFRERCPFAIEECHASHPPMYDVEAASERGRAEESTDERAHRSACYRIDELEQLRTDALEESTWTEQRIESR; this is encoded by the coding sequence ATGACACTACTCGAAGTAAACGATCTCTCGGTACGATACGCCGTCGACGACGGCTCGGCGGTCCACGCGGCCGACGAGGTGAGCTTCGCCGTCGACCCCGGCGAGACCTACGGGCTCGTCGGCGAGTCCGGCTGCGGAAAGACGACGCTGGCGAAGAGCCTGGTCCACCTGCTCGACGACAACGGCTACATCGAGAGCGGGAACATCTGGTTCGACAGCACCCTCCCGCAGTGGACCGACGAGAACGGCGACGCCAAGCAGTCGGTCATCGACGACCCCGACAAGCCTGTCCGCGATGACGGCATGACCGACCTGGCGGAGCTGAGCAACAAACAGATCCGCGACGTTCGGTGGCGCGACATCGCCATCATCCCGCAGTCGGCGATGAACGCGCTGAACCCGGTGTACAAGGTCGGCGACCAGATCGTCGAGGCGATCCTCCGGCACGAGCCTGAGACGACCGCCGAGGAGGCACACGAACGGGCGCGCGATCTGCTCGAACGGGTCGGCATCGAACCCGAGCGGGCGGACGATTACGCCCATCAGTTCTCCGGCGGCATGAAACAGCGCGCGGTCATCGCGATGGCGATGGCGTGCAGTCCCGACCTGCTGATCGCCGACGAGCCGACCACCGCGCTCGACGTGATCATTCAAGACCGAATCCTCGAGGAGCTGGAGGCGCTCCAGGACGAGTTCGACGTCTCGATCCTCGTCATCAGCCACGACATCTCGGTGATGGCGGAGATCTGCGACCGGATGGCCGTCATGTACGGCGGGAAGGTAATGGAGGCCGGGCCGAAGACGGAGATCTTCGGGGAGACCGCCAACCCGTACACGTTGGGGCTGAAGAACTCCTTCCCGACGATAACCGCGAGCGACCAAGACCTCGTCTCCATTCCGGGGACGCCGCCGACGCTGCGCGACCCCGGTGACGGGTGTCGCTTCCGCGAGCGGTGTCCGTTCGCGATCGAGGAGTGTCACGCGAGCCATCCGCCGATGTACGACGTCGAGGCGGCGTCCGAGCGCGGGCGGGCCGAGGAGTCGACCGACGAACGCGCGCACCGCTCGGCGTGTTACCGAATCGACGAGCTCGAACAGCTACGAACCGACGCACTGGAGGAATCCACATGGACCGAGCAGAGGATCGAGAGCCGCTAG
- a CDS encoding ABC transporter permease has translation MATQQDSSGSDGESLKRRWEPRLERLRRGWDRYTEHRIGVIGLIILVVYSLWAIAPGLFAPHSTDWIAYLGEPPFESRLTGEQIRSLPHPPAFGDPFFAPLGTNANGYGVFSLVIYSAKNAMYIGLAAGLLSSLVGVPLGLISGFYGDTWIDEAIQRFVDIMYGLPFLPFLIVLVAIRGITTTNIIIGIAVTSWLNNCITIRGETLSLKERSYVESAKVAGASDTRIIFRHIMPNVLPISFVFLAQDAAGAVIAQASLAYLGLADFTANSWGIMLQNIKSSGYIFDAWWWLLPPGLALMLMAASFYFIGFSMEDVTNPQR, from the coding sequence ATGGCTACGCAACAGGACTCCTCCGGATCCGACGGCGAATCGCTCAAGCGGCGCTGGGAGCCGCGGCTCGAACGACTGCGGCGCGGCTGGGACCGCTACACCGAACATCGAATCGGCGTGATCGGGCTGATCATCCTCGTGGTGTACTCGCTGTGGGCGATCGCGCCGGGGCTGTTCGCCCCCCATTCGACGGACTGGATCGCCTACCTCGGCGAGCCGCCGTTCGAGAGCCGCCTCACCGGCGAGCAGATCCGGTCGCTCCCGCACCCGCCGGCGTTCGGCGACCCGTTCTTCGCGCCGCTGGGGACGAACGCCAACGGCTACGGAGTGTTCAGTCTCGTCATCTACTCGGCGAAGAACGCGATGTACATCGGGCTGGCTGCCGGCCTGCTCTCCAGCCTCGTGGGGGTTCCCCTGGGACTCATCTCCGGGTTCTACGGTGACACGTGGATCGACGAGGCGATCCAGCGGTTCGTCGACATCATGTACGGCCTGCCGTTCCTGCCGTTCCTGATCGTCCTGGTCGCTATCCGCGGCATCACGACGACCAACATCATCATCGGTATCGCGGTCACCTCGTGGCTCAACAACTGCATCACCATCCGCGGGGAGACGCTCTCGCTGAAGGAGCGGTCGTACGTCGAGTCCGCGAAGGTCGCCGGGGCCTCCGACACCCGGATCATCTTCCGGCACATCATGCCGAACGTGCTCCCCATCTCGTTCGTGTTCCTCGCGCAGGACGCCGCGGGCGCGGTGATCGCGCAGGCGTCGCTGGCGTACCTCGGACTGGCGGACTTCACGGCGAACTCCTGGGGGATCATGCTGCAGAACATCAAGTCCTCCGGCTACATCTTCGACGCCTGGTGGTGGCTGCTGCCGCCGGGCCTCGCGCTGATGCTGATGGCCGCATCGTTCTACTTCATCGGCTTCTCGATGGAGGACGTGACCAACCCGCAACGGTGA
- a CDS encoding ABC transporter permease, whose protein sequence is MTRISGKYLAKRIVVSYLTLLVIMSLLFVLIRSMPGSFITSMISSGMTGEQIQRIRETWGLNEPLWKQYLNFMINYQTGNFGRSPTYNTQVWDLIVRRMPRTLVLFGSTFIIGFIIGPLVGMYLGWWRGSRKDKSIFSTSLLLYSMPSFWISWLFIWVLNYELGWLPSAYMFTQFPEFQWTAFTVMRDVLFHIALPIISLTFIGWVGSMLIMRPTMNQVTDEGYVFLARAKGLSERTVMVKHAARNALIPVATGAVVSLAFLIDGSVIIENVFNWPGMGQIIVSAVLNRDFPVAQAVFFMLALLIVLMRLLTDVVYTYLDPRIKFGEGE, encoded by the coding sequence ATGACCAGAATCAGTGGAAAGTACCTCGCCAAACGGATCGTCGTTTCGTACCTGACGCTCCTAGTGATAATGTCGCTGCTGTTCGTTCTCATCCGCAGCATGCCCGGCTCGTTCATCACGAGCATGATCTCTTCAGGCATGACAGGCGAACAGATCCAGCGCATCCGGGAGACGTGGGGACTGAACGAACCATTGTGGAAGCAGTATCTGAACTTCATGATCAACTACCAGACCGGGAACTTCGGCCGGTCGCCCACCTACAACACGCAGGTCTGGGACCTCATCGTGCGCCGGATGCCCCGGACCCTGGTGTTGTTCGGCTCCACGTTCATCATCGGGTTCATCATCGGTCCGCTGGTGGGGATGTACCTCGGCTGGTGGCGCGGATCGAGAAAGGACAAGAGTATCTTCAGCACGTCGCTGCTGCTGTACTCGATGCCGAGCTTCTGGATCTCCTGGCTGTTCATCTGGGTGCTGAACTACGAGCTCGGGTGGCTGCCCAGCGCGTACATGTTCACCCAGTTCCCGGAGTTCCAGTGGACGGCGTTCACCGTGATGCGGGACGTCCTGTTCCACATCGCGCTCCCGATCATCAGCCTCACCTTCATCGGGTGGGTCGGCTCCATGCTCATCATGCGGCCGACGATGAACCAGGTCACCGACGAGGGATACGTGTTCCTCGCACGGGCCAAGGGCCTGTCCGAACGGACGGTCATGGTCAAACACGCCGCGCGCAACGCGCTCATTCCGGTCGCGACCGGCGCGGTCGTCAGCCTCGCGTTCCTCATCGACGGGTCGGTGATCATCGAGAACGTGTTCAACTGGCCCGGGATGGGACAGATCATCGTGAGCGCGGTGCTCAACCGGGACTTCCCGGTCGCGCAGGCCGTGTTCTTCATGCTCGCGTTGCTGATCGTGTTGATGCGGCTGCTCACCGACGTGGTGTACACGTACCTCGACCCCCGGATCAAGTTCGGGGAGGGTGAATAA